A single region of the Megalobrama amblycephala isolate DHTTF-2021 unplaced genomic scaffold, ASM1881202v1 scaffold532, whole genome shotgun sequence genome encodes:
- the LOC125261935 gene encoding somatostatin receptor type 5-like produces MQCKCVYIFLSFYRKVLNDYILCAVEKKNTEEMNNSTVNFTTPETSTNSTTQSFGPLQILEMCLHSISFVFGLPTHTFVTWFIMTRTASGFALEFFFLNLSVSEIGNCLNSLINLQLFWYSGLSTLKNCLTGLTITGRPLFQCLICVEHYLAVVHPVTFLKYKPLRYRVICCTAAWIITLGSCLSCMFIVSLYIVYLWFLSLQFLLFVSIQLFCLVAVLRALKQSGPGERGRKRKEENNTKRRAFYLILITTATMVIIYVPLTLTALYTILTNLIIQEVWFPSVICYVLAGFVQPVLYLHRTGKLSCLFSP; encoded by the coding sequence ATGcaatgtaaatgtgtatatatatttctctctttctATAGAAAAGTGTTAAATGACTATATTTTGTGTGCTGTGGAGAAGAAAAACACAGAGGAGATGAATAACTCTACAGTGAACTTCACCACACCTGAAACATCTACAAACTCCACAACTCAGTCCTTTGGGCCACTGCAGATTTTGGAAATGTGTCTGCACAGCATCAGTTTTGTGTTTGGTCTTCCGACACACACATTTGTTACATGGTTCATCATGACAAGAACAGCAAGTGGATTTGCATTAGAGTTTTTCTTCCTCAATCTCTCTGTTTCTGAGATTGGTAACTGTCTGAATAGTTTGATCAATCTACAGTTATTTTGGTATTCAGGCCTCTCaacattaaaaaattgtttAACAGGACTAACTATCACTGGCcgtcctctgtttcagtgtctgatctgtgttgagcattacctggcagtggttcatcctgtaacctttctgaagtacaaacctctcagatatagagtgatctgctgCACTGCGGCCTGGATAATCACTCTTGGATCCTGCTTGAGTTGCATGTTTATAGTTTCACTATACATTGTATATCTGTGGTTTCTCTCGCTGCAGTTTTTACTCTTTGTCTCCatccagttgttttgtcttgtggctgttctcagagctctgaagcagtcaggaccaggagagagagggagaaagagaaagGAAGAAAACAACACGAAGAGAAGAGCATTTTATCTCATTCTAATAACTACTGCAACCATGGTTATCATATATGTGCCACTTACTCTCACAGCGTTATATACCATTCTGACAAATCTGATTATTCAGGAAGTTTGGTTTCCTTCTGTGATTTGTTATGTGTTGGCTGGTTTTGTTCAGCCTGTTCTTTATCTGCACCGGACTGGAAAACTCTCCTGTCTCTTTTCTCCATAA